A part of Thermococcus sp. SY098 genomic DNA contains:
- a CDS encoding DUF835 domain-containing protein yields MFKMLKDMMSANVKFEKEELPFQVVHYSKMRNLLKKFSHKKKILITRTPPTVNDNATFYIWISKIDHPNAVSPTDLYVIEQKVWEIIKKESPIIVLDAFEYLMMEQGLEATLRFTGKLRDIALLNNSGFIVSISEGLDDKTVALLKRIVEG; encoded by the coding sequence ATGTTTAAAATGCTTAAAGATATGATGTCTGCTAACGTGAAGTTTGAGAAGGAAGAGCTTCCTTTTCAAGTTGTTCACTATTCCAAAATGCGGAATCTCTTAAAGAAATTTTCTCATAAAAAGAAGATTTTAATTACCAGGACACCTCCAACTGTAAATGACAATGCAACTTTCTATATCTGGATAAGCAAGATAGACCATCCCAACGCTGTTTCTCCCACAGATCTATATGTTATTGAACAAAAAGTTTGGGAAATAATAAAGAAAGAATCACCAATAATAGTCTTGGATGCGTTTGAATATCTGATGATGGAGCAAGGTCTTGAAGCAACGTTAAGATTTACAGGGAAGCTTAGAGACATAGCACTTTTGAATAACTCAGGATTTATTGTTAGTATTAGTGAGGGGCTTGATGATAAAACCGTTGCTCTTCTTAAACGAATTGTGGAAGGATAG
- the mce gene encoding methylmalonyl-CoA epimerase: MIKKIDHIGIAVKNLDEAIKLWESLGLKVAEIEEVPEQKVRVAVFKVGESRIELLEGTSEDSPISKFIAKRGEGIHHIALGVENIEEHLERLKEQGFRLIDEKPRIGAGGAKIAFVHPKSVNGVLLELCERTE, translated from the coding sequence ATGATAAAGAAGATTGATCATATAGGAATTGCCGTTAAAAATTTAGACGAAGCAATTAAGCTCTGGGAAAGTCTTGGATTGAAAGTTGCTGAGATTGAAGAGGTGCCGGAGCAGAAAGTCAGAGTTGCTGTGTTTAAAGTCGGCGAAAGCAGAATTGAACTCTTAGAAGGGACAAGCGAAGATTCACCGATATCAAAGTTCATTGCCAAGAGAGGAGAGGGAATTCATCACATTGCTCTTGGTGTTGAGAATATCGAAGAGCACTTGGAGAGGCTTAAAGAGCAAGGATTTAGGCTGATTGATGAAAAGCCAAGAATTGGTGCTGGTGGTGCAAAAATAGCGTTTGTCCACCCAAAAAGTGTCAATGGAGTTTTGTTGGAATTATGTGAAAGAACGGAATAA
- the meaB gene encoding methylmalonyl Co-A mutase-associated GTPase MeaB: MIDNLIERMLTGDKKATARLITLVENDEEMAREIVKKIYKYTGKAYIIGITGPPGSGKSTLLDKLIKQARNEGLIVGVIAIDPTSPFTGGALLGDRIRMQRHSTDPGVFIRSMATRGSLGGLAKATNDAIKVLDAYGCDVIFVETVGVGQIEVDIVKTADTVVLVTVPGLGDDIQAIKAGLMEIADIFVINKADKEGADATFFELNLLLDLEKEKWEKRGWRPPIVETVAVTMKGIKDLWEAIKRHRKFLEESGEIEKKKKFRAEEEVKTIVSDSVARKISEKLEDKELSKLIDKIVKREMDPYSAAEVVLKETLGVKI, encoded by the coding sequence ATGATTGACAACCTAATTGAGAGAATGCTCACGGGAGACAAAAAAGCAACTGCAAGGTTAATTACTTTGGTTGAAAATGATGAAGAAATGGCTCGCGAAATCGTCAAAAAAATTTACAAGTATACTGGAAAAGCCTACATCATTGGGATTACAGGTCCCCCAGGCTCTGGAAAGTCAACCCTTCTTGACAAACTTATAAAACAAGCTCGTAATGAGGGATTAATAGTTGGGGTCATAGCCATTGATCCAACCTCACCATTTACTGGTGGAGCATTGCTTGGTGATAGGATTAGAATGCAACGCCACTCGACTGATCCCGGAGTTTTCATAAGGAGTATGGCTACTCGTGGATCACTCGGAGGTTTGGCCAAGGCAACGAATGATGCCATTAAAGTCCTTGACGCCTATGGATGTGACGTTATTTTTGTTGAAACTGTTGGTGTTGGACAGATTGAAGTTGATATCGTCAAAACAGCTGACACCGTAGTGTTAGTCACAGTTCCTGGATTAGGAGATGATATCCAGGCAATCAAAGCAGGTTTAATGGAGATTGCAGATATATTCGTCATAAACAAAGCTGATAAGGAAGGTGCAGATGCAACTTTCTTTGAGCTCAACCTACTGCTTGACCTTGAAAAGGAGAAGTGGGAGAAGAGAGGCTGGAGGCCACCGATTGTTGAAACTGTGGCTGTCACTATGAAGGGCATTAAAGACCTATGGGAAGCAATAAAAAGACACAGAAAGTTCCTTGAAGAGAGCGGAGAAATTGAGAAGAAAAAGAAGTTTAGGGCAGAAGAGGAAGTAAAAACAATTGTTTCTGATTCTGTTGCAAGGAAAATTAGTGAAAAGCTGGAGGATAAAGAACTTTCAAAACTTATTGATAAAATCGTGAAAAGGGAAATGGATCCCTATTCTGCTGCTGAAGTTGTTTTGAAAGAAACTCTGGGGGTGAAGATATGA
- a CDS encoding cobalamin-dependent protein (Presence of a B(12) (cobalamin)-binding domain implies dependence on cobalamin itself, in one of its several forms, or in some unusual lineages, dependence on a cobalamin-like analog.) translates to MVERSKVRVLIAKPGLDGHDRGAKVIARALRDAGFEVIYTGIRQTPEQIVESVIQEDVDVLGISILSGAHMVLIPKILRLLEEKGLKPNEDVLVIAGGIIPPDDAQELEKMGVAKVFGPGSPINEIINFIDENVPKLKKFRGG, encoded by the coding sequence ATGGTTGAGCGCTCGAAAGTTAGGGTTCTCATAGCTAAACCCGGTTTGGATGGTCATGATAGAGGTGCTAAAGTTATTGCAAGAGCTTTGAGAGATGCAGGTTTTGAGGTCATTTATACCGGGATTAGACAAACGCCTGAACAGATTGTTGAGAGTGTTATCCAAGAAGACGTTGATGTTCTTGGAATCAGCATCCTTTCTGGAGCTCACATGGTTCTAATTCCGAAGATACTCAGGCTACTTGAAGAGAAGGGACTTAAGCCAAATGAAGACGTTCTTGTGATTGCTGGGGGCATTATTCCTCCAGATGATGCCCAAGAACTTGAAAAAATGGGAGTTGCAAAAGTTTTTGGCCCGGGAAGTCCAATTAATGAGATAATCAATTTCATTGATGAGAACGTCCCAAAACTTAAGAAGTTCAGAGGGGGTTAA
- a CDS encoding PHP domain-containing protein, with the protein MKVFRMIDIHTHTQYSDGIGMIGDNVAEAEKKGLKLVGISDHVHYFTPKRLNTYISEIRQIKKDSEITVLAGIEANILATGVDITTEMAKKLDYVIASAHVWLDPGGIDAYLDLIKIAIRDENVDIIGHFGNVFPYIGYPSYEEYLEIVKLAEEYGKAFEISSRYRVPELDFIKLCIKRGVKLTFASDAHMPSDVGAIRWSEKVFKKAGGTREDLLFSELL; encoded by the coding sequence ATGAAGGTTTTTAGGATGATAGATATACATACACACACCCAATATTCTGATGGCATTGGTATGATTGGAGATAATGTTGCTGAAGCCGAGAAAAAGGGACTTAAGTTAGTCGGCATAAGTGATCATGTCCACTATTTTACTCCCAAAAGACTCAATACATACATATCGGAAATTCGACAGATAAAGAAAGATAGTGAAATTACTGTTCTGGCTGGAATTGAGGCTAACATTCTCGCAACAGGCGTTGATATAACCACAGAAATGGCAAAAAAGCTTGATTATGTTATTGCTTCTGCCCACGTATGGCTTGATCCTGGAGGGATCGATGCGTATCTTGATCTAATTAAAATAGCAATCCGAGACGAGAATGTGGACATAATTGGACATTTTGGTAATGTTTTTCCCTACATCGGGTACCCAAGCTATGAGGAATATCTGGAAATTGTCAAGCTTGCTGAAGAGTACGGCAAAGCCTTCGAAATCAGCTCCCGCTATAGAGTTCCAGAGCTGGATTTCATTAAGCTATGCATTAAAAGGGGAGTTAAACTGACATTTGCAAGCGATGCTCATATGCCCAGTGACGTAGGAGCTATTAGGTGGAGCGAAAAGGTCTTCAAAAAAGCTGGTGGAACAAGGGAAGACCTACTCTTCTCAGAATTGCTTTAA